The Saccharomonospora cyanea NA-134 genome includes a region encoding these proteins:
- a CDS encoding TetR/AcrR family transcriptional regulator, whose translation MTMSLSAELWPDVQPDAARRLMLAGVESFAQRGYHATTTRDIATNAGMSPAALYVHFPSKAALLFAISRSGHEQALELVRTAAESADAPTRAMREIVERFVAWHARRHTIARVVQYELGALPEKEYRVVAELRRDIERIVHDLVVKGANAGVFTVSDPMTAARAVLSLGVDVARWYTDRSRKSPTALGREYGELALRMLGADPARSPS comes from the coding sequence ATGACGATGTCGTTGTCGGCCGAGCTGTGGCCGGATGTCCAACCGGACGCGGCCCGCCGCCTCATGCTGGCCGGGGTCGAGTCCTTCGCCCAGCGTGGCTACCACGCCACCACCACCCGCGACATCGCGACCAACGCGGGCATGAGCCCGGCCGCGCTGTACGTGCACTTCCCCTCGAAGGCCGCGCTGCTGTTCGCGATCAGCCGTAGCGGGCACGAACAGGCACTCGAACTCGTCAGGACCGCCGCCGAGTCGGCCGACGCACCCACCCGCGCGATGCGGGAGATCGTGGAGCGGTTCGTGGCCTGGCACGCGCGGCGCCACACGATCGCCCGTGTGGTGCAGTACGAGCTCGGTGCGCTGCCGGAGAAGGAGTACCGAGTCGTCGCCGAACTGCGCCGTGACATCGAGCGCATCGTGCACGACCTCGTGGTGAAGGGCGCGAACGCGGGCGTCTTCACCGTGTCGGACCCCATGACGGCCGCCCGCGCGGTGCTCTCGCTCGGCGTGGACGTCGCACGCTGGTACACGGACCGCTCGCGCAAGTCCCCCACCGCACTGGGCCGGGAGTACGGCGAACTCGCGTTGCGCATGCTCGGCGCCGACCCCGCCCGCTCGCCGAGCTGA
- a CDS encoding SDR family oxidoreductase: protein MGALTDRVAIVTGASRGIGFGVAQALVDAGAKVAITARKPDPLAEAVEKLGGEGVALGVPGKADDSAHQDEVVKRTLETFGRIDFLVNNTGINPVYGSILDVEPEAAAKIFGVNVLSPLAWTRKVRDAWLGEHGGAIVNVSSIAGLRTSPGIGMYGVSKAALIRLTTELAQELAPSIRVNAVAPAVVKTSFATALYADREDEVAASYPMKRLGVPSDVAGAVVFLLSEQAAWITGQTLVVDGGVTLGGGL, encoded by the coding sequence GTGGGAGCACTGACAGACCGTGTCGCCATTGTGACAGGGGCCAGCCGGGGAATCGGGTTCGGGGTCGCGCAGGCACTCGTCGACGCCGGGGCGAAGGTCGCCATCACCGCCCGTAAACCAGACCCCCTCGCCGAGGCGGTCGAGAAGCTCGGCGGTGAGGGGGTCGCCCTCGGGGTGCCGGGCAAGGCCGACGACTCCGCCCACCAGGACGAGGTGGTGAAGCGCACGCTGGAGACCTTCGGTCGCATCGACTTCCTCGTCAACAACACCGGCATCAACCCCGTCTACGGGTCGATTCTCGACGTGGAGCCCGAGGCGGCGGCCAAGATCTTCGGGGTCAACGTGCTCTCACCGCTGGCGTGGACGCGGAAGGTCCGCGACGCGTGGCTGGGCGAGCACGGCGGTGCGATCGTCAACGTGTCGTCGATCGCGGGACTGCGCACGTCGCCGGGCATCGGCATGTACGGCGTGAGCAAGGCGGCACTGATCCGGCTCACCACCGAACTCGCCCAGGAGCTGGCACCGTCCATCCGGGTCAACGCCGTGGCGCCCGCCGTGGTGAAGACGTCGTTCGCCACGGCTTTGTACGCCGACAGGGAGGACGAGGTCGCCGCCTCGTACCCGATGAAGCGACTCGGTGTTCCGTCCGATGTGGCCGGTGCGGTGGTGTTCCTGCTGTCGGAACAGGCGGCATGGATCACCGGCCAGACGCTCGTCGTCGACGGCGGTGTCACGCTCGGCGGTGGACTGTGA